A genomic segment from Tachypleus tridentatus isolate NWPU-2018 unplaced genomic scaffold, ASM421037v1 Hic_cluster_2, whole genome shotgun sequence encodes:
- the LOC143242900 gene encoding uncharacterized protein LOC143242900 isoform X9: MKHPIKSSFPDEVTGGVLSKVKRKLGLLEVSKMPQCAPYFSENTVKCHRVFGDFQVSLHKRQVEEHYTISIFRLYNLQRNLFREITHLWYRT; this comes from the exons ATGaag CATCCAATCAAGAGCAGTTTTCCTGATGAAGTCACTGGTGGTGTTTtatcaaaagtgaaaagaaaattaggctTACTAGAAGTTTCTAAAATG CCACAGTGTGCGCCATATTTCTCAGAAAACACTGTCAAATGCCATCGCGTGTTTGGTGATTTCCAGGTATCCTTGCACAAAAGACAAGTTGAAGAACACTACACTATCTCGATATTTCGGTTGTATAATCTACAg AGAAACTTGTTTCGAGAAATAACTCATCTCTGGTACAGAACGTGA